The genomic stretch TGAACTTtgtgtttttgttgattttctgTCAAGAATTCATGTTGTGATGGGCCTATTTATGTTGTTCTTGGGTGCAGTGTTATGGATGGTAATTGCTTGATATGTTGTCTTTTGATTCAAATGAAATTCAAAGCAATTATCATggtttcctctttggaaatttaAGGCTTTTGTGTTTGGTAACTCTTGTTTTTTTCTCTTTGATTCAAGGCTCTTTCATGGCATAGGTGATGGAAAGATGGATGATGTGATCTTGAAACAAAGGAAGCCACAATTTGAAGATTTCTTGCGAGAAAAACTATGGAAGGAAAGCttggaattcttgcaactttggTTTGGGTTTTAGGACTTAAATTTTTTGGCAAGTTTGGCTTTTAATATCTAATGCATTTACTTTGTAAACTGACTTGTAATTACAAAGCAAAAACAACTTTGTAACTTTTCAACATGAATAAAATCTGCCACTTGAACTTGAATGAAAAAATTGAGTTTGTAATTCCTTGTCATGTTATAGCTTTGTGCAAGTCCTTAGAAATTGGATAATGAACAAATCTTTGGGCATTTGTAAAGTCTTGACAAAATTGCCTTTGAAAATCTCTAAAGCAAACACATATCTTTCTACTTGCAAAGTGGAAAAATTGAACAAAAACCTTCTAAACCAAGTAATTCCTCAAAGATCTCTATTTGGACAAAGGCTTTTGAATGGAAAGCAAGCCATGATCCCTTGAACAAACTTGGATGAAGAAATCCATAACCAACTGGATCTTAAGTGGATGATGAACAAACTTGAtgaataaaaccctaattcaaaggAAAGCTTAATTCACACACCATTGATTCCAATTCCATGCATGAAGTATTTCGATTAGGAGAACCTTGAATGAATTGATCAAATAAGGATATAAAACTTGGTCAACCAATAGTCAAACCTCCAAGGTTGACTTAGTTGGCCTAAAAGGCGAAAGAATGTGGATCAATCTTTAATCTTTTACATCACAATGATAAACAATGAATAACACTCTTGAATGAGAATTAAGTCAACAATATACTTCTTTATTTCCCAAGCAAGCTTCCCATGCACTAGGGTTTGGTACCAATATCTAATTCTAAAACCCTAAGCTTGAGCACACAACTAAGAACAACCATAATTGACCGATCATCACAATGACCACCCTAATCTTGCCTGAGCCACAACAACTGAGATACATGTCATGAATCCTCTTAAACACAACCAACTTAGACCAAGAGAAGTTGAATCAAATTGTACCATATCACATCTTCAGATCTTGCTAAGAAAAATCAAGATCAAGACTTGAAACACAAGCAAATAAAAGATGAACTATCTTCTATAATCAAAGAGATGTCTTGGTTAATATAAAACCCTATCCATGAAACTTTAATCCCTGATTCATCCATGCTCATGCCTTGAGCCATACCTAAAATTTAAGCAAAGAAAACACCCTCTTGGACAAGGACATTAGCAAAGGTCACAAacaaatgaatgaatgaatgcactacaagaaaattgNNNNNNNNNNNNNNNNNNNNNNNNNNNNNNNNNNNNNNNNNNNNNNNNNNNNNNNNNNNNNNNNNNNNNNNNNNNNNNNNNNNNNNNNNNNNNNNNNNNNAATTGGCAAATTGCGACGGTTGAAAATGGCAAGTTAAGACGGTTTGAACAGCCACAATTTGCAAGGCGCGACAGTTGTGCAACTGTCGCAGAAACGTGTGTCGGCAGGGGGTATTGCGACGGTTGCTAAAACCGCCACTCCAACCGTCATTATCAATCACGACAGGTAGAAAACTGTCGTAAATTGCAAATAGCGACTGTTACAAACCGTCGTGAAttttgtttggtgtttttaattcAATGTTTATTGCGGAGGTTTATAACCCCCGCTAAAttaataagtttaaaaaaaaacaaatttaatgtaactataaaatttattaatgaaATAGACGCATCATGGATAAATGTGGTTATATATTTTCAACTTATAAACCCATTTAAAAATGCTTTTCACAAATGTTTATACTCCCACATTAACTTAATCACATCAAGTTAGTTGTCAGCAATACTAACAAAATGAGAGTACATATAATCTACATGTTTATAAGTGAAAAACAACACAACTACACAATTAAGTGAATCACTTGTTTATTAGAGGTTATGCAACTTATATAATAAATCCAACCATGTTATAATGGACCGCCTTCATAATTACTAGCTCCAGCCCCAAAAGTTTCAGTTATATAAAAATCAATACCATCCATAATCGTATTACGAGTAACCTGAAATGAACATAAATTTATCAATCCCAAATTTGTCAATGTTTATAATTCCTGATTGTTTATAACTCATATATTTTGTTATTAGACTCTACGCCAAAAGAAATGTAAGACAATGTGAAATATATTGTTTCAATGAAACAAACCTGATAAAAGGTAAGACATTGGGTCAAGAGCTTATTGATTGAGTCCAATTCCAAGTCCAGTGCAACATCATAATCCTTGACCTGAGACCATTAAATAAATTTGTTGACTAAGGAATGTGAAGTAGCAATGCTCCAAAAGCTAAATTTAAGTACAATTCTTGGAGGATAAAAGGTAGGTCACTTACAGTGTTTTCAAGGCCCTTTTGTATCATAGAGTCACATTCAATAACATCGTATCTCCTAATTCCATTGCTAATCAAGTCACAAATTTCAAAgtaattcataaaataaattatgaaaaaccTCTAAAATGAGCCTAATTAAAATAACTATACTCTGACAAGCCCACAACATGAAATAGATTGCACCAGCATAAATCAGCAGCATATCTAAATATCACCACTCACATGCAATGAATGACATAAAAAATAGGCTAAATTTTGTAAGTTTTGTCCATAAACCAAAAATAATACCACTTTTAGACAAAAACTTTATCTCCCAAGTTTAGACATGAACCAAAAAAACAGCCACATAAAATCTAATTTTATCTCTCTATTCACATCATTGATACACATATACTTTTAACCTATCATGCTGCCCCAAAATCAGTCATGGCTGAAATCCACCTAATGCAACACCCTCTGCAAAATAATATGATGTGCATACTAATTTCCAACCAAGATGCATAAACAAAACCATTAATTAAGTAGATTCAACTATATATGTTTATTACCAGGGAATTATTCATTAACAGGGAATTATCTTCACCATTAATTAAGTATATCCACCTATAGAAAATTAAGTATATCCACCTATAGAAAAATTAATCCACACAAAATGAAGAAAACCCCAACATTGAAAGACTCATTTGAGTAAATAATATTCATAGTTAGTCTGTAATAACCATCTCTAAACAAACTTCAGCCCCTTAACATATAATATAGATTTAGCATCAATTGATCCATTAGCTTGTAAAATGCAATGCTGGGATATATAACACCTAGCTGTGGAAATATGCATCAGGTAGATTGTGAGCCATTTAGATAAATACACAAGGGCTGCTATGTAAAGCAAAACAAACACCTT from Vicia villosa cultivar HV-30 ecotype Madison, WI linkage group LG4, Vvil1.0, whole genome shotgun sequence encodes the following:
- the LOC131598422 gene encoding uncharacterized protein LOC131598422, with amino-acid sequence MKRQNTSLFVEEAVIKQQQSKWGLSSKSKEQDKGLRIIHLCNGIRRYDVIECDSMIQKGLENTVKDYDVALDLELDSINKLLTQCLTFYQVTRNTIMDGIDFYITETFGAGASNYEGGPL